A stretch of DNA from Gimesia chilikensis:
TCGGTTTCCTGGTGACCATCGTGACGGTCGCCCTGGTCTTCTACCTCGGCAACTGGAAAGACTTCCAGAAATGGTGGATCTGGCTGATCATGTTTGCCGGCTGGACTCCCTGGCTCTGGAAACAGCTCACACTGATGTGGAAATCCTGGCGGGTTTCACGCGAGGTGCGGGTCTTTGAGCATCTGTCAAATGCCTTGCGTAAAATCCTCTCGCGCATCGAACGCCGAGAACTTGCCGGTCAACCGATTCCCTGCCGGGATCGCAGCGATGACCGCTACGAACTGCTCACCAAGTTTCAGACGATCCTCAAAAAAATGGGATTCGAAAATATCGTGATCCTGGTAGACCGGGTCGACGAACCTCACCTGGTTAACGGCTCCGCAGAACGCATGCGGGATCTGCTCTGGCCGATGTTCGATAACAAACTGCTCAAACATCCGGGAGTCGCCTTCAAACTGCTGCTCCCTTCAGACGTGGTCTACTACCTGCAGCGCGAAGAGAAAGAATTCTACGAACGCTCGCGACTGGACAAGCAGAACCTGATCACATCACTGGACTGGACCGGAGAATCGCTGTACGACGTCGCCAGCGACCGCGTGCGGGCCTGCACGACGGATCATGGAGCAAATATCTCCATCCGTGACCTGTTTGATGAATCCATTTCAGAACAGGAACTGATCGGTCAGTTCGCCCAGTTACGGGTCCCCCGGCACCTGTTTAAGTTCCTGTATCGACTGCTCGTCGATCACTGCAATCGCTATACGGTTGATAATCCCAGCTGGAAAATCAACCGGGAAACGCTGCATAAAGTGATGAGCCTCTTCCAAAGGGATCTGGATGCCTTCGATCGAGGCATGGGAACAGGTTGAAAATGGTCACTCCTTCCGGTAGTTTTAAGGGGTGATCTTACCCTGCAACAGGCCCTCCGGAACCACCCCCATGCAAACCAACCTCAATCGACGTGAAATGCTGGCTGCCACAGGCGGTCTGCTGGCCGCTGGTCTTACCTCCACACCCGCTCTCGCCGGGAAGACGGAACGCCAGCGATCTGCGGCTGAACCGTTCGCCTACTGCTTTAATACCAGCACCGTCCGCGGTCAGAAACTGGGGATCGTCGAACAGATCAACCTCACTTCCACTGCCGGCTACGATGCCATCGAGCCCTGGCTGCGGGACATCGATCAGTATGTAAAAGAAGGGGGTTCACTCAAGGATCTCCGCAAACGGATTGAAGATGCCGGCCTGACAGTCGAAAGCGCGATCGGCTTCGCCCAGTGGATCGTCGATGATGACGCGCAACGCAAAGCGGGTCTCGAACAGGCCAAACGGGATATGGACACACTCCAGCAGATCGGCGGCATCCGCATGGCGGCCCCGCCTGTCGGCGCCACCAAACAATCGGATCTGGACCTGTTCGCCGCTGCCAAACGGTATCGTGCACTGCTTGAACTGGGCGATCAGATGCAGGTCGTTCCGCAGGTCGAGGTCTGGGGCTTCTCCGAGTCCCTCTCGCGGCTGGGGGAATCGATGTTTGTCGCCATTGAAAGCGGCCACCCCAAGGCCTGTCTACTCCCGGACGTATATCACATCTACAAAGGGGGCTCCGACTTCGCCGGACTGGGGCTGCTCAGCGGGTCGGCCATCCAGGTCTTCCATGTGAATGATTACCCCGCCGTTCCTCCACGCGAAACCATCAACGACGCACACCGCGTTTATCCCGGCGATGGCGTGGCACCGCTCACCAACATCTTCCGCATGATTCACCAGGCCGGCTTCCGGGGTGTGCTCTCGCTGGAACTGTTTAACCGCGAGTACTGGGAACAGGACCCGCTGGAAGTCGCGAAAACCGGCCTGCGGAAAACACGGGAAGCAGTTCTCAAGGCGCAACTCGACCAGCTCCCGAAAGCAGAATGAGACGTGAAGCAGATCGCACTCCTGTTTGAGTTCGGTTCTCTGAACGGAGGCGAACATTCCATGCTCGCCATGCTCCAACTGTTGCATGGCCGGTCATTTGAATTCACCGCCTTCTGCCTCGCCGACAGTCCCCTGCAGCACCGACTGACATCGCTCGACATCCCCTGCCATCCGGTCCAGTTTCACGACGAACAGGGGCTGAGACTGCCGCGGGAAGCGGTGCTGGAACAGTTACTCCCCGTCCTGCAGGCGCAGCACTTCGATCTGCTGCACGCCAACAGCCTGTCCATGGCGCGACTGACCGGCGCCTTCGCCGAACAGTTGCCGGTTCCCTGCTCGGGGCATTTGCGGGACATCATCAAACTGAGTCGCGCTGCCATCCGGGATCTCAACCGGAACCGCAGACTGTTCGCGGTCTCCCATGCCACCCGCGATTTCCATATCAAGCGGGGCCTGAATGCGGAGACTGTCAGCGTCTGCTATAACGGCGTCGACACCGAACGGTTTCAACCCCGGCCTGCCACGGGTGCACTGAAACAGGAACTGGGGCTCCCAGCCGACACGCGTCTCTGCCTGACCATCGGCCAGATCGGCTTACGTAAGGGACAGGACGTTCTGGCAGAAGCAGCCCGACTGCTGACAGAGCAGGGGGATCAGCAGACGCATTTTGTCCTGGTTGGAGAACGGCATTCACAGAAACAGGAAAGCATCGATTTCGACCATGCCCTGGATACTACATTTGCACAACCCGGTCTGGCAGGTCGCCTGCACCGGCTGGGATACCGTGATGACATCCCCTTTCTGATGAACGAAGTGGATCTGCTCGTCCATCCGGCCAAACAGGAACCACTGGGACGCGTCCTGCTGGAAGCGATCGCCAGCGGTCTGCCTCTGGTCGCAACCGACGTGGGTGGGACTTGTGAAATCGTTGACCACGAACGCTCTGCACTGCTGGTACCTCCCGGCGAGGCAACGGCACTTGCAGGAGCGATACAGCGTTTACTGCATGATCAGAGTCTGAGTCAAAGCATTGCTCAGCACGCGCGACAGCGAGCAGAAGAACGCTTTACCAGCGAACGGGCCAGCCGCAACATGGATGCCTGCTGGCAGGAACTCTGTGACTGATCGTCCGGGTGCTTAGCTGCCCTGACGGGGATGAAACTCTTCCCAGCGTTTCCAGGCGTAGTCCCATTCCATCCAGAGCCGCAATACGGACCAGAGTGCTCGCAGTTTTCCCAGCTGTGCGGGCGGAATTTTCGACTGGGCAGCCATCGCATCCTGGGTCACTTCTGTCAGTCCCCACAGTGCAGCCAGTTCACGACAAAGGTTATCAGCCGTGAGATCAATTTCCGCATCTTCGGCGACGAAGCCTGCGGCGTCAGCCATCACAAACAGTTCGAACAGCTGACCGCGATACGGATCCAGTTCCAGTGGCTTGGTGGCTGCTTCGGCTTCACCAACGACATTAGCAACGCGGCGGACAATATCATCCGCCAGGTCATGTGAGGCGGAAGAAACGTGGTTCAAAGAATCGCGGGACATGGGACGAAGTTCACTCTCTGAAACAGAACAGCTCGAAGCATAGATAAAACAAAAACACATCCTGACCGATTGAGTCAGGATGTGTTTAGAGAATATCGAATTGCTGCTGCTTCGGCAACTGCCGACGCTCGCTTGAGGAACTCTGCTTCAGCTTACGGCAGGATAAAGATCAGACCGGTTGCTGTAAGTCCCTCTGTGATGGCGGCTTTGGTATTCCAGGGAACACCGTTGATCCGCTTGGGAGTATTCGGTTCGCCCGGACGGTAGAATCCCAGGGGATACATACGTTTGCGGAGCGGGTCGATGCTCATCTGGTAAGGCAGCGCGATCAGCTGACCGGTAAACCGTCCCATGGAAACAAAGGGCTGCACAAGATCGCGACGGGAAAGACCGTAACGCTCCAGATTGGGATCTTCGAAGTACAGCGGATTGTAGTTCACGTTGGAAGCTTCCCAGGTATAGATACTTTCAGAGAAGTTCCGTCCCGGGTAAGGAGCATTGCTCAGTTTGAATTCCCGCGGGCACTCCAGAATCGCGCCCCCTTCTTCATCCGAGGCTTTACAAGGTTTGCCATCGGGGCGGGGACACAGGTTCCGGCAGGGTTCGTTCTTGGCGATCTTCGGATCGGGTTCGTAGTCGAAGAACGGCTTGATGTTGGAGATGCGTTTCAACAGGTGCGGTGTTTCGTCTTCCAGATCTTCCGGTGCGGCAGGCAATCCATCCACATTGGGAATGTCATCGCCCAGCCCGTCATAGCTCTTCTGGGTCATGATAAAATTACCGCTGTCGTCATCCGCTTCCGGAAAGACAGGTACCAACTGCTTTGACGGCGTGGCTGCCGGAGCGGGTGTCACACTTTTGTATTGTACGTTCTGAGCCTGAGGCGCTGAGGAGTTCTCTTCCAGGCCAATGGTTTTAAACGGCTCGACTGCAGGTGCCGGGCTGACAGGGGTACTGGGACCGGCAGACGCGAAAGGATTCACTCCCGTGGGAGCAGCCTGGACCGCGGCGGGCGCAGGTGCCACAGGCATGTCATCCGGGATCGGACGGAAGGCCGGCGTCTGTTCCAGTTCGTCGTTTTTGCCCTGCTTACGCTGTTCGCGGCGTTCTTTGCGTTCCTGTTTTTTCAGTTCGCGTTTATTGTCGCGCGACAGGGTCTCCCAGCGCTGCTCCGGAGAACGGCTTTTCAGCTCTTCCCACGTGCTGGCAGGCACAGGATTCTGTCCGAGGAAGGGGTCCTGATCGGCGGACGCTTCCTCGACCATCGTAAATGGTGAGAGCCCCAGAACCAGGGCCAGGCTCAGCAGATATCGCTTACCCGAACTATTCCATGGGTGAATGTTCGGCTGTGTAATTCGGTGCTTCCTGAGTGACTGCAATATCATGCGGATGGTTCTCCCTGACCGTTGCGGCTGAAACCTGAATGAATTTGGCTTCGGTTCGCATTTCCGCGACAGAATGGACTCCCAAATAACCCATACCAGCCCGTAGTCCACCTACAAGTTGATAGAGTAGATTCTGCAGCGGACCTTTGTAAGGTACGCGTCCCTCTACTCCCTCTGGTACCAGTTTCTTGGCGGAATCCTTTCCGTCTTGTGGAACTGAACTTTGACGGTAGCGTTCGCTACTGCCTTTGACCATTGCTCCCATCGATCCCATGCCACGGTAACGCTTGAAACTGCGTCCCTGATAAAGAATCAATTCACCCGGACTTTCGTCCAGACCGGCGAGCAAACCTCCTAACATTACCGTATGAGCGCCGGCTGCCAGAGCTTTGGCAATGTCACCACTGTAACGAATTCCCCCATCGGCGATGACCGGAATACCTGTTCCTTCCAGTGCCTTGGCAGCATTGGAAATCGCAGTTAACTGCGGCACACCGACGCCTGAGATAATTCGCGTTGTACAGATTGAGCCAGGACCGATGCCGACCTTAACCGCGTCCGCTCCCGCATCCGCCAGGTCTCGGGCACCCTGTTCGGTCGCCACATTACCGGCAACCACATCGATGTCCCATCGCTTTTTGATTTCTCTCACGGTCTGTACCACATTGCCGGAATGGCCGTGGGCACTGTCAACAACCAGGAGATCCACCCCTTTTTCAATCAGTAAAGCAGCACGATCATAATCTCGGACACCCACAGCAGCTCCAACTCGCAGCCGCCCCCGTGAATCTTTGGAGGCCAGCGGGAACTGCATCGTCTTGTCGATGTCTTTGATCGTAATCAGCCCCTTCAGTTGATAATTTTCGTCAACCAGCAGAAGTTTCTCGACCTTATTTTCCAATAATATCCGCTGAGCCACTTCAAGCGTTGTATCTTCCGCAGCCGTCACAAGTTTTTCTTTCGTCATGACTTCAGATATCTGGGTGTCGGGAGAATCGAGAAACCGCAGGTCACGGCTCGTCAAAATCCCCACAAGCTTCCCATTTTGTGTCACGGGGACCCCGCCGATGTTTCTCCGCTTCATGATTTCGGCAGCTTCTGCCACTGTAACCTCGGGAGGCAGTGTGACCGGGTCCACAATCACGCCGTGTTCGCTCCGTTTTACCAGATCCACCTGCATTGCCTGCTGTTCCGGCGTCATGTTTTTGTGGATGACGCCGATGCCCCCTTCCTGGGCCATGCCGATCGCCATATCGCTCTCAGTCACGGTGTCCATGGGGCTGCTGATAATCGGAACATTGAGAGGGATATTTCGGGTAAGCTGGCTGGCAACACTGACTTCCGAAGGCATGACTTCGCTGTAAGCTGGTTGCAGCAGAACATCGTCGAAAGTAATTCCCTGACAGATAATGCGGTCTTGCATTGGGCCTCTCCTTACGGGTCTCTTTAATGTATTTTCTGTTTTGTGTTCGAAATCGATGATATATTTTTTTGAAACATTGTAGGCAAATTACCCGCCGACGGGGCAATCTGTTTCAAATGTTTGCGTTTCGTGTGATCTGTTCCTGGAACGCATTCGCCAGTTCGATCATCTCGGGCACCGTCAGTTCTTCCGCCCGGGTTTTCTCCCGCTCGTAACCGTGCGCCTCCAGAAGTGCGTCCACTTCCGCTTTACTCAACTGTTTGCTGTACATCCCCACCAGCGTGCTCCGCATCAGTTTCCGCCGATGCTGGAAGACGCGCCGCAGGAAATCCTGAAAGAAGACCCGGTCCTCGATCTTCTGTTTCAGGGGCGGATTCGGCGTCAACTGGACAATCGCCGAATCGACCTTGGGCCGGGGCCAGAAGACGGTAGGTCCCACTTTCTTGAGCAGCTTGACGAAGCACTGCGACTGCAACCAGACCGACAGCGCCCCGTAATTTGAAGTCGCGGGCTTACACGACATTTTCAAACCGAGCTCGTACTGAATCGTAACCACCATCCGGTTCCAGGGCAGATCCGAGGCAACCAGATTCGAAATAATGGGCGTCGCCACGTTGTAAGGCAGGTTGGCCACCAGCTTCAGGTGACTGCCCGGGTTCGCTTTGAGCTGCTGGTCAATCTCTTCCAGCACGATGGGGTTGAGCCGGTTTTTGTTCTTGAGCGCGTCGCAGTTCAGCAGGGTGATATTGTCGTACTTCTGCGTGGCCTCGCTGGCCAGGGTATGCATGTTGCGATCGTACTCGACGGAGATCACATGCCGGGCTTTCTGGGCCATGAACGTGGTCATGCCCCCGGTTCCGGTTCCCACTTCCAGCACGATGTCAGTGGGTTTAATGTGTCCCTGTTCAACGACGTACTCGATGATATTCAGATCGATCAGAAAGTTCTGGCCCAGATCAGAGCGCGGGTTAAAGCCATGCCGCTCAAAGAGCCGCATTAAATAAGATCGAGTCTGCCTTTCATCTTCTTTCATTGATACCATCAAGTGTTAAGGGAACCAGCTTTGACACATACTTCCCGAGAATATCGGTTTCAATATTCACAATACTGCCCACCTGCTTCTGCCCCAGCGTCGTCACTTCCAGTGTATGTGGAATCAGCGCGATACTGAAGGAGGATGCTTCGCAGCCCACTATGGTCAGGCTGATGCCATCCACGGTGACCGATCCCTTGGGAACCATCTGCAAAGCCAGTGCTTCCGGAACTTCGAACCACATCGTGATCCATTCGCCGTCCCGGTCGATCGATTTGATCGAACCCACGCCGTCCACATGACCTTGAACGAAGTGACCACCCAGCCGTCCGTTTGCTGCCAGCGGGCGTTCCAGATTCACGGCATCGCCCACGGTTAACAGCCCCAGGTTGGTCTTCGCCAGGGTTTCCGCGCCCGCCTGGAACTTCAGAGAGTTCTCGGCGATCTCCACCACCGTCAGGCAACAGCCATTGATGGCCACACTATCACCGATCTGGGCCTCATGTAAAATGAGTTCCGGAATCTTCAGCGTCAAATCGATGGAGGAACCGTTCTTTTCGAGAAGTTGAACGGTACCCTGCCCCTCGACCAGTCCCGTAAACATCGGCGACAGTACCTTCGGCGTTCTAAAAACAGGGGAATTAAACGAGTCAGTTTCTCAAATTTCTCTGGATTTGTATAGTCGTCCAGAGATAACTTCTTCCCAAAAAGCCCGAATTGGGGACGAAAACGCGAAATAACAGAACAGGACCGGGACCGCCAGCTCCTGCACCAGAAAGATCAGGGCCAGCGAAAAGACGAGCTGAATCACATGCCGCCGGCTCCGCTGGCCAGTGAACAACTGGTTAAACACATGCGGATAATGCACGCGTGAGACCATCAGTGCCGCGACCCCCAGTGTGATCAGC
This window harbors:
- the rsmA gene encoding 16S rRNA (adenine(1518)-N(6)/adenine(1519)-N(6))-dimethyltransferase RsmA, translated to MKEDERQTRSYLMRLFERHGFNPRSDLGQNFLIDLNIIEYVVEQGHIKPTDIVLEVGTGTGGMTTFMAQKARHVISVEYDRNMHTLASEATQKYDNITLLNCDALKNKNRLNPIVLEEIDQQLKANPGSHLKLVANLPYNVATPIISNLVASDLPWNRMVVTIQYELGLKMSCKPATSNYGALSVWLQSQCFVKLLKKVGPTVFWPRPKVDSAIVQLTPNPPLKQKIEDRVFFQDFLRRVFQHRRKLMRSTLVGMYSKQLSKAEVDALLEAHGYEREKTRAEELTVPEMIELANAFQEQITRNANI
- a CDS encoding sugar phosphate isomerase/epimerase family protein, which encodes MQTNLNRREMLAATGGLLAAGLTSTPALAGKTERQRSAAEPFAYCFNTSTVRGQKLGIVEQINLTSTAGYDAIEPWLRDIDQYVKEGGSLKDLRKRIEDAGLTVESAIGFAQWIVDDDAQRKAGLEQAKRDMDTLQQIGGIRMAAPPVGATKQSDLDLFAAAKRYRALLELGDQMQVVPQVEVWGFSESLSRLGESMFVAIESGHPKACLLPDVYHIYKGGSDFAGLGLLSGSAIQVFHVNDYPAVPPRETINDAHRVYPGDGVAPLTNIFRMIHQAGFRGVLSLELFNREYWEQDPLEVAKTGLRKTREAVLKAQLDQLPKAE
- a CDS encoding glycosyltransferase family 4 protein; protein product: MKQIALLFEFGSLNGGEHSMLAMLQLLHGRSFEFTAFCLADSPLQHRLTSLDIPCHPVQFHDEQGLRLPREAVLEQLLPVLQAQHFDLLHANSLSMARLTGAFAEQLPVPCSGHLRDIIKLSRAAIRDLNRNRRLFAVSHATRDFHIKRGLNAETVSVCYNGVDTERFQPRPATGALKQELGLPADTRLCLTIGQIGLRKGQDVLAEAARLLTEQGDQQTHFVLVGERHSQKQESIDFDHALDTTFAQPGLAGRLHRLGYRDDIPFLMNEVDLLVHPAKQEPLGRVLLEAIASGLPLVATDVGGTCEIVDHERSALLVPPGEATALAGAIQRLLHDQSLSQSIAQHARQRAEERFTSERASRNMDACWQELCD
- the guaB gene encoding IMP dehydrogenase, with the translated sequence MQDRIICQGITFDDVLLQPAYSEVMPSEVSVASQLTRNIPLNVPIISSPMDTVTESDMAIGMAQEGGIGVIHKNMTPEQQAMQVDLVKRSEHGVIVDPVTLPPEVTVAEAAEIMKRRNIGGVPVTQNGKLVGILTSRDLRFLDSPDTQISEVMTKEKLVTAAEDTTLEVAQRILLENKVEKLLLVDENYQLKGLITIKDIDKTMQFPLASKDSRGRLRVGAAVGVRDYDRAALLIEKGVDLLVVDSAHGHSGNVVQTVREIKKRWDIDVVAGNVATEQGARDLADAGADAVKVGIGPGSICTTRIISGVGVPQLTAISNAAKALEGTGIPVIADGGIRYSGDIAKALAAGAHTVMLGGLLAGLDESPGELILYQGRSFKRYRGMGSMGAMVKGSSERYRQSSVPQDGKDSAKKLVPEGVEGRVPYKGPLQNLLYQLVGGLRAGMGYLGVHSVAEMRTEAKFIQVSAATVRENHPHDIAVTQEAPNYTAEHSPME
- a CDS encoding riboflavin synthase; its protein translation is MFTGLVEGQGTVQLLEKNGSSIDLTLKIPELILHEAQIGDSVAINGCCLTVVEIAENSLKFQAGAETLAKTNLGLLTVGDAVNLERPLAANGRLGGHFVQGHVDGVGSIKSIDRDGEWITMWFEVPEALALQMVPKGSVTVDGISLTIVGCEASSFSIALIPHTLEVTTLGQKQVGSIVNIETDILGKYVSKLVPLTLDGINERR